In the Nitrospirales bacterium LBB_01 genome, one interval contains:
- the acpP gene encoding acyl carrier protein gives MSVNVEEKVKEIISKQLGIELAQIKPEASFVEDLGADSLDTVELVMAFEEAFSVQIPDEDAEKITKVEDAVNYIKKKLGQ, from the coding sequence ATGTCGGTAAATGTAGAGGAAAAAGTAAAAGAGATAATATCTAAGCAGTTGGGCATAGAGTTGGCTCAGATAAAACCGGAGGCTTCTTTTGTAGAAGATCTTGGAGCAGACTCACTGGATACTGTAGAGCTTGTAATGGCTTTTGAGGAGGCTTTTTCGGTTCAGATTCCGGATGAGGACGCAGAGAAAATCACAAAGGTTGAGGATGCCGTCAACTACATAAAGAAAAAGCTTGGTCAATAG
- the fabF gene encoding beta-ketoacyl-ACP synthase II, whose protein sequence is MAKARVVVTGLGLITPLGTGVEKSWEALVAGKSGIGRITRFDDPDIPVQIAGEVDDFNPETYIHPKEIKKMDRFIHFAIGASDMAVKDSGLKITEENADRAGVYIGSGIGGLPAIERYYKGYLDGGYKKVSPFFIPMLIINLAAGNVSMLTGAKGPNSAVATACASGNHAIGDAFKIIQRGDADVMIAGGTESVITPLSISGFTVMKALSRRNDEPQKASRPFELNRDGFVMGEGAGILVLENLEHALKRDAKIYAEIVGYAMTGDAYHITSPAPEGEGARRCMAAAVKDAGVPYEKIDYINAHGTSTKFNDELESMAIKYVFKDHAYKMMVSSTKSMTGHLLGASGGVEAVFCTLSLYNAIVLPTINLDEPDPECDLDYVPHTARDAKIEYAMSNSFGFGGTNACVIFKKFSQSRT, encoded by the coding sequence ATGGCAAAGGCAAGAGTTGTAGTAACGGGGCTTGGGCTGATAACTCCTCTTGGCACGGGGGTAGAGAAATCATGGGAGGCGCTTGTGGCCGGTAAGTCCGGTATCGGGCGAATCACACGCTTTGATGATCCTGATATTCCTGTGCAAATAGCAGGTGAAGTAGATGACTTCAATCCTGAGACCTACATACATCCCAAAGAAATCAAGAAGATGGACAGATTTATCCACTTTGCAATAGGCGCCTCTGATATGGCAGTAAAAGACTCCGGGTTGAAAATAACTGAAGAAAACGCAGACAGAGCAGGCGTCTATATAGGTTCAGGGATAGGCGGTTTGCCCGCTATCGAGCGCTATTACAAGGGCTATCTTGACGGTGGTTATAAAAAGGTGTCGCCGTTTTTTATCCCAATGTTGATAATTAACCTGGCTGCCGGAAATGTCTCAATGCTGACAGGCGCTAAGGGTCCTAACTCAGCTGTAGCAACAGCTTGTGCCTCCGGTAATCACGCAATCGGAGACGCATTTAAGATAATTCAGCGCGGGGATGCTGATGTTATGATAGCAGGCGGAACAGAGTCTGTGATAACTCCGCTTTCAATATCAGGGTTTACCGTAATGAAAGCGCTTTCAAGGAGAAACGATGAGCCTCAAAAGGCCAGCCGCCCGTTTGAACTAAATCGTGACGGCTTTGTTATGGGCGAGGGGGCGGGAATACTCGTACTTGAAAACCTTGAACATGCACTTAAAAGAGATGCTAAAATATATGCCGAGATAGTTGGGTACGCTATGACAGGCGATGCCTACCACATAACCTCACCGGCGCCTGAGGGTGAAGGCGCTCGCAGGTGTATGGCCGCCGCAGTAAAAGATGCCGGCGTGCCTTATGAAAAAATTGACTACATCAATGCTCACGGAACATCCACTAAGTTTAACGATGAGCTTGAATCTATGGCGATAAAGTATGTGTTTAAAGACCATGCCTATAAAATGATGGTAAGTTCTACAAAATCAATGACCGGGCATCTGCTGGGGGCATCAGGTGGCGTTGAGGCCGTGTTTTGTACTCTTAGTTTATATAACGCAATTGTCCTTCCAACCATAAACCTCGATGAGCCAGACCCAGAGTGCGATCTTGACTATGTGCCTCACACAGCGCGGGATGCTAAAATTGAGTATGCTATGTCAAACTCATTTGGTTTTGGCGGCACTAACGCATGTGTAATATTTAAAAAGTTCTCTCAGAGCAGGACATAA
- the rnc gene encoding ribonuclease III produces MLEEALGYYFVNKKLLEEAITHRSYYHECSDKSRKYNERIEFLGDSVLGLAITEALFNEAAIFTESEMSKMKSYLVSKKMLHRIAIGLNLGSYLRLGKGEELTGGREKASLLANSMEAIIGAVFLDSDYDKAKEVVLNLYKKEIEELVVKQRCFDYKTELQELGQKLYAELPEYVLAAEAGTDHEKSFTYEVRLNGRCFGTGEGKNKKSAQSEAARAALEAIKDVVVLIQKRDEKTSVNV; encoded by the coding sequence ATGCTTGAGGAGGCGCTCGGCTATTATTTTGTTAACAAAAAACTCCTTGAAGAGGCTATAACTCACAGGTCATACTATCACGAGTGCTCGGATAAAAGCCGCAAGTATAATGAACGTATAGAGTTTCTTGGTGATTCTGTCCTTGGGCTTGCTATAACAGAGGCTCTGTTTAACGAAGCCGCTATTTTCACGGAATCTGAAATGTCTAAAATGAAATCCTATCTTGTGTCAAAAAAGATGCTTCACCGAATAGCCATAGGGCTTAACCTCGGTAGTTACCTGCGCCTTGGGAAAGGTGAGGAGTTGACAGGGGGGCGAGAGAAAGCCTCGTTGCTGGCTAACTCCATGGAGGCAATAATAGGGGCCGTGTTCCTTGACTCCGACTACGACAAAGCCAAAGAGGTTGTCCTTAACCTTTACAAAAAGGAAATAGAAGAGCTTGTGGTTAAACAGCGATGTTTTGATTATAAAACAGAGCTTCAAGAACTGGGTCAAAAGCTATATGCAGAACTCCCCGAGTACGTGCTTGCAGCAGAAGCCGGCACTGACCATGAGAAGTCATTCACCTATGAGGTGCGGTTAAACGGCAGGTGTTTTGGTACCGGAGAGGGCAAAAACAAAAAATCGGCACAATCGGAGGCAGCTCGCGCTGCCCTTGAAGCAATTAAGGATGTTGTTGTGTTGATACAGAAAAGAGATGAAAAAACCTCAGTTAACGTATAA
- a CDS encoding phosphoribosylformylglycinamidine cyclo-ligase has protein sequence MKKPQLTYKNAGVDIEAGDAFVKRITPHAAKTLRKEVLTGIGPFSALFKLDLKKYHSPVLVSGTDGVGTKLKVAFMTGKHDTVGIDLVAMCVNDVLTTSAEPLFFLDYLSVSNLQPEALEQVIKGIADGCLMAGCSLIGGETAEMPGFYESGEYDMAGFCVGVVNSDEITDGSAIKAGDAIIGLSSSGIHSNGYSLVRKVFFEIAGLKVDSYVKELGKTVGEELLVPTAIYVKTILQLKETVKIKGMAHITGGGITGNVPRVLPLGCGAHIDKTAWERPPVFDLIKEMGNVSEDEMYCTFNQGIGYVVITSKEDSVAALKKLNDLGHKAYLVGEVVAREGVGYSA, from the coding sequence ATGAAAAAACCTCAGTTAACGTATAAAAACGCAGGGGTGGATATAGAGGCCGGGGACGCCTTTGTTAAACGCATAACCCCTCATGCGGCAAAAACATTGCGCAAAGAAGTGCTTACAGGAATTGGCCCATTTAGCGCACTGTTTAAACTTGACCTTAAAAAATACCACTCCCCTGTGCTGGTAAGCGGCACAGACGGCGTTGGCACTAAGTTAAAGGTTGCATTTATGACAGGCAAGCACGATACAGTAGGCATTGATCTTGTTGCGATGTGTGTTAATGATGTGCTGACAACCTCTGCCGAGCCGTTGTTTTTTCTTGATTACCTATCGGTGTCAAATTTGCAGCCGGAGGCGCTGGAGCAGGTCATAAAGGGGATAGCAGATGGGTGTCTGATGGCGGGGTGCTCATTAATAGGCGGAGAGACCGCAGAGATGCCGGGATTTTATGAAAGCGGCGAGTATGATATGGCTGGGTTTTGTGTTGGAGTTGTTAACTCCGATGAAATAACGGACGGCTCTGCTATTAAAGCTGGAGATGCAATAATTGGGCTATCCTCAAGCGGCATTCATAGTAATGGATATTCTCTTGTCAGAAAAGTGTTTTTTGAAATTGCAGGGTTAAAGGTTGATTCATATGTTAAAGAGCTTGGAAAAACTGTTGGCGAGGAGCTTTTGGTTCCTACGGCAATATATGTAAAGACAATTTTACAGCTTAAAGAAACTGTGAAGATAAAAGGGATGGCGCATATAACCGGAGGCGGCATAACCGGCAACGTCCCACGTGTTTTACCTCTTGGCTGCGGCGCCCATATTGATAAAACTGCATGGGAGCGCCCACCTGTATTTGATCTAATAAAAGAGATGGGCAATGTCTCGGAGGATGAGATGTACTGCACTTTTAATCAGGGGATAGGCTATGTGGTTATAACATCAAAGGAGGATTCGGTTGCCGCACTTAAAAAATTAAACGATTTGGGACATAAGGCTTATCTGGTAGGTGAGGTTGTAGCAAGGGAGGGTGTTGGTTATAGTGCTTAA
- a CDS encoding molybdopterin biosynthesis protein, protein MKRSVYIDSIALDEAQKKWAAALKEKGLDKPLGSELISTTLSCGAVTAEALPAKVSSPAFHSSAMDGYAVRFEETFGANETNPLLLKIPDAAVYINTGEPIPEPFNAVIMIEDINTVTTGNDNFIEIIAPVTPYKNVRVTGEDIVATELILPENHRIRPMDVGALLAGGYIEVPVRKKPVAAIIPTGNELVPPCVLPQHGQVVDSNSAMLKAMTEELGATGLRYDIVRDDLSELKAAILKGVKEADMVLVIAGSSAGKRDFTTMAIAELGYIIVHGVNIKPGRPLLLGFVQNKPVIGIPGFPVSTYLTYNLFVKLMILTWLGVSDTAINSITAVNSRNISSTVGQEEFVRVKVGMVADGEFIATPLSRGAGAMMSLVRADGILRIPAMSEGVGAGTKIGIELITPVSDITNTIVCIGSHDNTLDVLFNLLRKRTPYSLSSAHVGSMGGLMAIKRGEAHIAGTHLLDEASGTYNVPFIEKFLAGEDVILINLVHREQGLIVKRGNPKGILSINDLKRPDVIFINRQAGTGTRLLTDKCLREVGISADMVKGYDRIEYTHMAVASAVASGVADTGMGILSAAVALNLDFIPVTQERYDFLMKRETYKLPMVEALFNIIRNDTEFREIVTKMGGYDMSQTGEIMYCNS, encoded by the coding sequence ATGAAAAGAAGCGTCTATATCGACAGTATTGCGCTTGATGAGGCGCAAAAGAAGTGGGCGGCGGCTCTTAAGGAAAAAGGTCTTGATAAGCCTCTGGGTTCGGAGCTTATTAGTACAACGCTTTCCTGTGGCGCTGTAACTGCTGAGGCGCTCCCTGCTAAAGTGTCATCTCCCGCGTTTCACTCATCAGCAATGGATGGCTATGCCGTCAGGTTTGAAGAGACATTTGGCGCAAATGAAACCAATCCTCTTTTATTAAAAATTCCCGACGCCGCAGTCTATATAAACACAGGGGAGCCAATTCCTGAGCCATTTAACGCCGTTATTATGATTGAAGATATAAACACAGTAACAACGGGCAACGACAACTTCATAGAGATAATCGCTCCTGTGACGCCTTATAAAAACGTTAGAGTAACCGGAGAGGACATTGTGGCAACCGAGTTGATACTGCCCGAAAACCACCGAATCCGCCCAATGGATGTAGGTGCTCTTCTTGCGGGCGGTTACATAGAGGTTCCGGTGCGAAAGAAACCAGTCGCAGCCATAATCCCTACCGGTAATGAACTTGTGCCGCCATGTGTTTTGCCCCAACACGGACAGGTGGTGGATTCCAACTCTGCTATGCTAAAGGCAATGACTGAAGAGCTTGGCGCAACCGGACTGCGATATGACATTGTGCGGGATGACCTTTCAGAGCTTAAAGCCGCAATTTTGAAAGGTGTTAAAGAGGCCGACATGGTGCTTGTCATAGCTGGCTCATCTGCTGGTAAGCGGGATTTTACAACAATGGCGATTGCCGAATTAGGCTATATAATAGTCCATGGGGTTAATATAAAACCAGGAAGACCCCTTCTTCTTGGTTTTGTTCAGAATAAACCTGTGATAGGAATTCCCGGCTTTCCAGTCAGCACTTATTTAACGTATAATCTTTTCGTAAAACTGATGATTCTTACGTGGCTGGGAGTTTCAGACACTGCGATTAACTCTATCACGGCTGTTAACTCACGTAACATCAGCTCCACCGTTGGACAAGAGGAATTTGTCCGTGTGAAGGTTGGCATGGTGGCAGATGGTGAGTTTATCGCCACTCCGTTAAGCCGAGGAGCCGGAGCTATGATGTCTTTAGTGCGGGCGGACGGCATTCTAAGAATACCGGCAATGAGTGAAGGAGTGGGCGCTGGAACTAAAATTGGAATTGAGTTGATTACGCCTGTCTCTGACATCACAAATACGATAGTGTGTATCGGCTCTCATGACAACACGCTGGATGTTTTGTTTAATCTTCTGAGAAAACGCACACCATATTCGTTGTCATCGGCTCATGTGGGTTCAATGGGAGGCTTAATGGCTATTAAGCGCGGGGAGGCTCACATTGCAGGGACCCATCTTTTGGATGAGGCCTCGGGGACATATAATGTGCCATTTATAGAAAAATTTCTTGCCGGTGAGGATGTGATATTAATAAATCTTGTTCACAGAGAGCAGGGGCTTATAGTGAAGCGTGGCAATCCAAAGGGGATATTGTCAATCAATGACCTTAAACGCCCGGATGTTATATTTATAAACCGTCAGGCAGGCACGGGTACAAGGCTGTTAACCGATAAGTGTCTCAGAGAGGTGGGTATCTCGGCAGATATGGTTAAGGGTTATGACCGCATTGAATACACGCACATGGCGGTGGCCTCAGCGGTAGCCTCAGGGGTAGCCGATACCGGTATGGGGATATTATCGGCAGCAGTTGCGCTTAATCTTGATTTTATACCCGTTACACAGGAGCGATACGATTTTCTGATGAAAAGGGAAACCTACAAATTACCCATGGTTGAAGCGCTGTTTAATATAATCAGAAATGATACGGAATTCAGGGAAATCGTCACAAAAATGGGCGGCTATGATATGTCTCAAACCGGCGAAATTATGTACTGTAATTCTTAA
- a CDS encoding ferredoxin has translation MNVMVDEGTCIGCGRCEELCPAVFHVPEETGKSEVIDPDGCDYAGCCEAAEENCPVHAIHIK, from the coding sequence ATGAATGTAATGGTGGATGAGGGGACCTGTATTGGCTGCGGCAGGTGTGAGGAGTTATGTCCTGCGGTGTTTCATGTTCCAGAAGAAACCGGCAAATCTGAGGTAATTGACCCAGATGGCTGTGACTATGCCGGGTGCTGTGAGGCTGCCGAGGAGAACTGTCCTGTGCACGCTATACACATTAAGTGA
- the gltX gene encoding glutamate--tRNA ligase produces MSKEVRVRFAPSPTGYLHIGGARTALFNYLFARKHKGTFILRIEDTDRSRSTDEFIDAIIDGMKWLNLSHDEGPFRQTDRTDIYNKYAIDMLENGAAYYCYCEPDELEMRRKEALKHGKPPKYDGRCRDIKTPPIGIKPTIRFKMPEHGQTIVDDLIKGKVDFDNSVLDDFIIMRSDGSPTYNFVVVCDDIDMGITHIIRGDDHLNNTPKQMQIYKAFGKMPPLFAHLPMILGSDKTRLSKRHGATSVMAYKDMGYLPEALLNYLVRLGWSFGDQEVFSVDELTEKFSLESVGKSSAVFNPEKLLWLNSEYIKNSDLARLASFVKPFLLSMNIVDNSYVFDEGWLASAIATLLERSRTLIELANSLRYYIADTVEIDEKAGKKFITQDTKPFLTAVADKLKNLEDFTPKEIEGVFLSLMSEHNVALGKIAQPVRVAITGNTVSPGIYEVLEIVGKEKSLRRLNRAIES; encoded by the coding sequence TTGTCTAAAGAAGTAAGAGTGCGGTTTGCTCCAAGTCCTACAGGGTATCTTCACATAGGGGGCGCAAGGACTGCCCTATTTAATTATCTGTTTGCTCGCAAACATAAGGGGACTTTTATCCTTCGCATAGAAGACACCGACAGGAGCCGCTCAACAGATGAGTTTATAGATGCTATAATTGACGGCATGAAGTGGCTTAACTTAAGCCATGATGAGGGGCCGTTTCGGCAAACTGACCGCACCGATATTTATAACAAATACGCTATAGATATGCTTGAAAACGGAGCGGCCTACTACTGCTACTGTGAACCAGATGAGCTTGAGATGCGGCGAAAGGAGGCCCTTAAGCACGGAAAACCTCCTAAGTATGACGGCAGATGCAGAGATATTAAAACGCCTCCCATAGGAATTAAACCCACAATACGATTTAAGATGCCTGAGCATGGGCAAACCATAGTTGATGACCTTATAAAGGGCAAGGTTGATTTTGATAATTCCGTTTTGGATGATTTTATAATTATGCGCTCGGATGGCTCCCCCACATATAACTTTGTTGTAGTTTGCGATGACATAGATATGGGGATAACTCACATTATACGAGGCGATGACCACCTTAACAACACCCCTAAGCAGATGCAAATATATAAGGCCTTTGGCAAGATGCCTCCCCTGTTTGCACATTTGCCCATGATTCTTGGCTCTGACAAAACACGATTAAGTAAACGACATGGGGCAACCTCTGTGATGGCGTACAAAGATATGGGATATTTGCCGGAGGCACTGCTTAACTACCTTGTGCGGCTTGGCTGGTCTTTTGGAGATCAGGAGGTGTTTAGCGTTGATGAGTTAACAGAGAAATTTTCACTTGAGTCGGTCGGGAAATCCTCAGCCGTGTTTAATCCCGAAAAACTCCTCTGGCTTAACAGCGAGTATATTAAAAACTCTGACCTTGCAAGGCTGGCTTCTTTTGTCAAACCGTTTCTGCTGTCAATGAACATTGTTGATAACTCGTATGTGTTTGACGAGGGTTGGTTAGCAAGCGCCATTGCAACTTTATTGGAACGCTCAAGAACCCTTATTGAGCTTGCCAATTCCCTTAGATACTATATTGCCGACACTGTGGAAATTGATGAAAAAGCCGGCAAGAAGTTTATCACTCAGGATACAAAACCATTTCTTACTGCTGTTGCAGATAAACTAAAAAACTTAGAGGACTTTACCCCAAAAGAAATAGAAGGAGTGTTTTTGTCTCTTATGTCAGAGCATAACGTGGCACTTGGGAAAATTGCCCAACCGGTAAGAGTTGCCATAACAGGAAACACGGTAAGCCCTGGAATTTATGAGGTTCTTGAGATTGTCGGAAAAGAAAAATCACTTAGACGCTTAAACAGAGCTATCGAAAGCTAA
- a CDS encoding VCBS repeat-containing protein, which produces MKKVRILAIPVLLLLLIAGNVEGGGALWHFPEKLSDYVTQYGDISTPLVFGDIKGDGKSEIIFGTKKGYLFALEQDGKRVKSLKVGDSIKVQPMLINLERDTHPDIVVFSRLSEYDKPAKESLMVIVDGKTFTKKLEVKIEGSVVSKPAVADFDNDGNVDFLVSGHGLYLIDGAYLTNMAAPQIHSYSLTGVSFTSPVVDDFNDDGISDFLIPYSNKNQNFIDVFLSTGKEFGYEKVTFQVSGEMKVLPTVIKTADDATVKWLVIAPHPDNSLSTYTLSWSHETEKLSLKFSKRISSGIKNDSKNQIPLICETGKDCRLMVRLTDNSTVSFLDPVSGKSDSSANTIPQYENIPIYLKGDNDKSVSSNLIFIEGATLNAYEHGKTIKLAPVSAEIPKLDKIYLFPLSKEKGREYALIGSDGNGTIWFDGGNAFEAKFYEPNEQGYLNQGVYPLKETSTLFEETDNFIDIRNESHLKDMLKLMAQLYPGNPDFRKKIDTLKTRMEGEAVRYAKLGEMKDSLRKRASKYDYFVLVQWLLSDNIETTLNYVVKQDPEFLEEARIAGFYKDLGRVKSFLKAFFPIASGILILVAIVLIIFNYTFFIKIYLNIFDRLGTTLLFKKLIREREGIKELNEYLEAEDFFKWPLSQKTDFRFRIFLALLLKEKDCIWLEVLTTYEKAVLDSGSLKDQDRWTFYRYLSYLYKRLFYKKIHRGSPFLWLVFQIRHSLSRDFYDYPDKGDVEISILKFELARVFMNMNEYKPAFNYFHKLVLKYDSTLKVPDPDSDVLRFLEFIPEKKLENYLINYRRHFFSRVRGLTGQLKVLSFYRLKNLNDKLTPLINSMCEECFLREALPRVIVSNYTPIDMPRVHGAFLTIKAFNRLKRTGVILRCIFNKYKSLSIGLDAEIKALPNSFARVINVHANKRWTVLVEQFLPYKSLKRTVTEGVTVKEAGEILISLAEHLLSHKPGWFVPNLHPSFIFRNGDSIHFAATGISKVNMDRIYLKTFKERITGELSFIDPDFIKTPAMENVLSSKQAIEKNTVALLGLIGYYLTEGHPLRFVSGEHLIQLTKCKNAGKLINSALSPPNERISLSEFCKLARETVWET; this is translated from the coding sequence GTGAAGAAGGTACGAATTTTAGCGATACCGGTACTGCTGTTGTTACTGATAGCCGGAAACGTTGAGGGTGGCGGAGCTCTTTGGCACTTTCCTGAGAAATTGTCTGATTATGTAACCCAATACGGAGACATATCCACGCCGCTTGTGTTTGGCGATATTAAAGGCGATGGAAAAAGCGAAATCATATTTGGCACAAAAAAAGGCTATCTTTTTGCTTTAGAACAGGACGGCAAAAGAGTAAAGTCTTTAAAGGTAGGCGATTCAATAAAGGTGCAGCCTATGCTGATAAATTTAGAAAGAGACACTCATCCAGATATTGTTGTGTTTTCAAGACTTTCTGAGTACGATAAGCCTGCCAAAGAGAGTCTCATGGTTATAGTGGACGGAAAAACGTTTACTAAGAAACTTGAAGTTAAAATAGAAGGCAGTGTGGTTTCAAAACCCGCGGTTGCTGATTTTGATAACGACGGTAATGTGGACTTTCTGGTTTCCGGACATGGTCTTTATTTGATAGACGGCGCATATCTGACCAATATGGCTGCTCCTCAGATACATAGCTATTCATTGACCGGAGTCAGCTTTACATCCCCCGTGGTTGATGATTTTAACGATGACGGAATAAGTGATTTCCTCATTCCTTATTCAAACAAGAACCAGAATTTTATAGACGTTTTTCTCTCAACAGGAAAGGAATTTGGGTATGAGAAAGTTACGTTTCAAGTAAGCGGTGAGATGAAAGTGTTGCCGACAGTGATTAAAACTGCAGATGACGCCACAGTGAAATGGCTTGTCATTGCTCCTCACCCCGACAATTCACTTTCCACCTACACTCTGTCATGGAGTCATGAAACCGAAAAACTCTCCTTAAAATTTAGTAAACGTATTTCTTCAGGCATTAAAAATGATTCTAAAAATCAAATTCCTCTTATATGTGAAACCGGTAAAGACTGCCGCCTGATGGTTAGACTTACGGATAACTCTACAGTTAGTTTCCTTGACCCGGTAAGCGGTAAAAGTGACAGCAGTGCTAATACAATTCCGCAGTACGAAAACATTCCTATCTACTTAAAAGGTGATAATGATAAATCAGTGTCCTCCAATTTAATCTTTATCGAGGGAGCAACTCTTAATGCTTATGAACACGGCAAGACGATAAAACTTGCTCCGGTGTCTGCAGAAATCCCCAAACTTGATAAGATTTATCTGTTTCCACTGTCAAAGGAAAAGGGCAGAGAGTATGCGCTTATCGGCTCTGACGGTAACGGCACAATATGGTTTGACGGCGGCAACGCATTTGAAGCCAAATTTTATGAACCAAACGAACAGGGATATTTAAATCAGGGAGTGTATCCGCTAAAAGAGACAAGTACACTGTTTGAAGAGACAGATAATTTCATAGACATAAGAAATGAGAGTCATCTGAAGGATATGCTTAAATTAATGGCACAACTGTATCCTGGTAATCCAGATTTTCGTAAAAAAATTGATACCCTAAAGACAAGGATGGAGGGTGAGGCTGTAAGGTACGCAAAACTTGGCGAGATGAAAGATAGTTTAAGGAAACGAGCTTCAAAGTACGATTATTTTGTCCTTGTACAGTGGCTGCTTTCAGACAACATTGAGACAACCCTTAACTATGTTGTAAAGCAGGACCCGGAGTTTCTTGAAGAGGCACGTATTGCAGGGTTTTACAAAGACCTTGGACGTGTTAAATCTTTTTTAAAGGCATTTTTCCCAATAGCCTCTGGCATACTGATACTGGTAGCGATTGTTTTAATAATATTTAACTATACCTTTTTCATAAAAATCTATCTGAATATTTTTGATCGTCTGGGCACAACCCTGCTCTTTAAAAAACTGATAAGAGAACGGGAGGGCATTAAGGAGTTAAATGAATATCTTGAGGCTGAGGATTTTTTCAAATGGCCTCTAAGTCAAAAGACCGATTTCAGATTCAGGATTTTTCTTGCTCTTTTGTTAAAAGAAAAGGACTGTATCTGGCTTGAAGTTCTTACAACTTATGAAAAGGCTGTCCTTGACTCAGGGAGCTTGAAAGATCAGGATAGATGGACATTTTACCGCTACCTGTCGTATTTGTATAAACGACTCTTTTATAAGAAAATCCACAGAGGCTCGCCTTTTCTTTGGCTTGTGTTTCAGATAAGACATAGCTTGAGCCGTGATTTTTACGACTATCCGGACAAAGGGGATGTTGAAATATCAATTCTTAAATTTGAGCTTGCCAGAGTCTTTATGAACATGAACGAGTACAAACCTGCTTTCAATTATTTTCATAAACTTGTGCTTAAGTACGACTCCACTCTAAAAGTGCCTGACCCTGACTCTGATGTGTTAAGATTTCTTGAATTCATACCGGAGAAAAAACTTGAGAATTATCTCATCAATTACCGGAGGCACTTTTTTAGCAGAGTGAGAGGGCTTACCGGCCAATTAAAAGTGCTATCTTTTTATAGGTTAAAAAATTTAAATGACAAGCTTACTCCGCTAATCAATTCCATGTGTGAGGAGTGTTTTTTAAGAGAAGCGCTGCCAAGGGTAATTGTGTCAAACTACACCCCAATAGATATGCCCCGTGTACATGGGGCTTTCTTAACCATAAAGGCCTTTAACCGGTTAAAAAGAACTGGGGTAATTTTGCGTTGTATATTTAATAAGTACAAATCACTTAGCATAGGTCTTGATGCTGAAATTAAGGCGCTTCCCAACTCTTTTGCACGGGTGATAAACGTTCACGCCAATAAACGATGGACTGTTTTAGTTGAGCAGTTTTTGCCGTATAAGTCTTTAAAAAGGACTGTGACAGAGGGTGTTACGGTAAAAGAGGCGGGAGAAATATTGATTTCACTTGCTGAACATCTCTTAAGTCACAAACCGGGCTGGTTTGTGCCAAACCTTCACCCGTCTTTCATCTTCAGAAATGGCGACAGCATACACTTTGCGGCAACCGGCATATCCAAAGTCAACATGGACAGGATTTATTTGAAAACTTTTAAGGAGAGAATCACAGGAGAGCTTTCCTTTATAGACCCGGACTTTATAAAGACTCCGGCAATGGAAAACGTTCTAAGTTCTAAACAGGCGATAGAAAAAAACACGGTAGCGCTCCTTGGTCTTATCGGCTATTACCTTACAGAGGGACACCCCCTGCGTTTTGTCTCAGGGGAGCACTTAATACAGTTAACAAAATGTAAAAATGCGGGAAAATTGATAAATTCAGCCTTAAGCCCCCCAAACGAAAGGATATCGCTTAGTGAGTTCTGTAAGCTTGCACGGGAAACCGTATGGGAAACATAG
- a CDS encoding nucleotidyltransferase domain-containing protein, which translates to MDMQLEKTIQIIIRVANPDKIILFGSRGREDFTAESDYDIFVLKKEIENKRELTHALYRSLYGIGAGVDLIVESPAKFDELKDNPYMIYKEIALSGKVVYERR; encoded by the coding sequence ATGGATATGCAGTTAGAGAAAACAATTCAAATAATTATTCGGGTAGCAAATCCTGATAAAATAATCCTCTTTGGATCACGGGGAAGAGAGGATTTTACAGCGGAAAGTGATTACGATATTTTTGTTCTAAAAAAAGAAATAGAAAATAAAAGAGAGCTTACTCATGCTTTATACAGATCGCTTTATGGAATTGGAGCCGGAGTGGATTTAATTGTTGAATCACCTGCAAAGTTTGATGAACTTAAGGACAATCCATATATGATTTATAAGGAAATCGCATTATCCGGAAAAGTTGTTTATGAGCGGAGATAA